The following are encoded in a window of Ferribacterium limneticum genomic DNA:
- a CDS encoding DUF802 domain-containing protein, with translation MNRNLSLFAFILGLFAVVWVAVGYIGGHPLAFTVSCIIAVVYVAGALEMRRFDANTTALAKALANIPDDIGHLGEWLQQVPAALQNAVRLRIEGERVALPGPGITPYLVGLLVLLGMLGTFLGMVVTLNGAVLALESTTDLQTIRSALAAPVKGLGVAFGTSVAGVATSAMLGLISALCRRDRLQVGQLLDSKIASVLRDFSLTHQRQETFKALQAQAQALPELVGKLDAMMNQMAEQSRQLGDQLLAGQQRFHDEAKGLYTGLAQSVDQSLKSSLRDSATVAAETIQPVVTATMASIAGETRSLHDKLFGTVETQLAGIAGQFAQTVTTVSDTWTQALTRHEQATDTQHQHLQTALTAYADSFELRSAALLASVESTQTKLQADAAQQHAALAETTAASQQQLAATLASQFDGVTSRLDQAVSQVADTFGERTQALLASIDSSHAAFAQTAQTQQAAISEQVAGQLDGITQRFDGAVQTVSDTWISALAKHEQASDRLTQALAQTETSLADTFAQRTGALLADMRATQASWQSEWVTGEQTRQASFTDALTAMAGKLEAQWQQHGDATLAQQEKITQTLGDTARDLVAAHQRQAETTIAEVTRLMQTAAEAPKAAAEVIGQLRHELSASMARDNSLLEERSRIMETLGALLDAINHASTEQRSAIDALVSSSADLLERAGSQFAAKVESEAGKLVEIGTSITGGALEVASLGEAFGAAVKLFADSNDKMMTALQRIEGGLTKSLTRSDEQLAYYVAQAREIIDLSIMSQKKMVDDLQRVAGSEA, from the coding sequence ATGAACCGCAATCTCAGTCTCTTCGCCTTCATCCTCGGCCTCTTCGCCGTCGTCTGGGTCGCCGTCGGCTACATCGGCGGCCACCCGCTGGCCTTTACCGTCTCCTGCATCATTGCCGTGGTCTATGTCGCCGGCGCCCTCGAAATGCGCCGCTTCGACGCCAACACCACAGCGCTAGCGAAGGCGCTCGCCAACATCCCGGACGACATCGGCCACCTCGGCGAATGGCTGCAACAGGTGCCGGCCGCGCTGCAAAACGCCGTTCGCCTGCGCATCGAAGGCGAGCGCGTCGCCCTGCCCGGCCCCGGCATCACGCCCTACCTCGTCGGCCTGCTGGTCCTGCTCGGCATGCTCGGCACCTTCCTCGGCATGGTCGTCACGCTGAACGGCGCCGTGCTGGCGCTGGAAAGCACGACCGACCTGCAGACCATCCGCTCGGCGCTGGCCGCCCCGGTCAAGGGCCTTGGCGTCGCCTTCGGCACCTCGGTCGCCGGCGTCGCCACCTCGGCCATGCTTGGCCTGATCTCGGCCCTGTGCCGGCGCGACCGCCTGCAAGTCGGCCAACTGCTCGACAGCAAGATCGCCAGCGTGCTGCGCGATTTCTCGCTCACCCATCAGCGCCAGGAAACCTTCAAGGCCCTGCAGGCGCAGGCCCAGGCGCTGCCCGAACTGGTCGGCAAGCTCGACGCGATGATGAACCAGATGGCCGAGCAGAGCCGTCAGCTTGGCGACCAGTTGCTGGCTGGCCAGCAACGTTTCCATGACGAAGCCAAGGGTCTGTACACCGGTTTGGCCCAGTCCGTCGACCAGTCGCTCAAGTCCAGCCTGCGCGACAGCGCGACGGTCGCCGCCGAGACCATCCAGCCGGTCGTCACCGCCACCATGGCGAGCATCGCCGGTGAAACGCGCAGCCTGCACGACAAGCTGTTCGGCACCGTCGAAACGCAGCTCGCTGGCATTGCCGGCCAGTTCGCGCAAACCGTCACCACGGTTAGCGACACCTGGACGCAGGCCCTGACCCGCCACGAACAGGCCACCGACACCCAGCACCAGCACCTGCAAACGGCGCTCACCGCCTACGCCGACAGTTTCGAGCTACGCTCCGCCGCGTTGCTCGCCTCGGTCGAAAGCACCCAAACCAAGTTGCAGGCCGACGCCGCGCAACAGCACGCCGCGCTGGCCGAAACCACCGCCGCCAGCCAGCAGCAACTGGCCGCCACGCTGGCCAGCCAGTTCGACGGCGTCACCAGCCGCCTCGATCAAGCGGTCAGCCAGGTCGCCGACACCTTCGGCGAACGCACGCAGGCGCTGCTCGCTTCCATAGACTCCAGCCATGCCGCCTTCGCCCAAACCGCGCAGACCCAGCAGGCGGCGATCAGCGAGCAGGTGGCCGGTCAGCTCGATGGCATCACCCAACGTTTCGACGGCGCCGTGCAAACGGTTTCTGATACCTGGATCAGCGCCCTCGCCAAACATGAACAGGCCAGTGACCGCCTGACGCAAGCACTGGCGCAAACGGAAACCAGCCTCGCCGACACCTTCGCCCAGCGCACTGGCGCGCTACTCGCCGACATGCGCGCCACCCAGGCTAGCTGGCAAAGCGAATGGGTGACCGGCGAACAGACCCGCCAGGCCAGTTTCACCGACGCCCTCACGGCGATGGCCGGCAAGCTCGAAGCGCAATGGCAGCAACATGGTGACGCCACGCTGGCACAGCAGGAAAAGATCACGCAAACGCTTGGCGACACGGCCCGCGACCTCGTCGCCGCCCACCAGCGCCAGGCCGAAACGACCATTGCCGAAGTCACTCGTCTGATGCAGACCGCCGCCGAGGCGCCCAAGGCCGCTGCCGAGGTCATCGGCCAGCTACGCCACGAACTGTCGGCGAGCATGGCACGCGACAACAGCCTGCTCGAAGAACGCAGCCGCATCATGGAAACGCTGGGCGCCCTGCTCGACGCCATCAACCACGCCTCGACCGAGCAGCGCAGCGCCATCGACGCGCTGGTTTCTTCGTCGGCCGACCTGCTCGAACGTGCCGGCAGCCAGTTCGCCGCCAAGGTCGAGAGCGAAGCCGGCAAGCTGGTCGAGATCGGCACCAGCATCACCGGTGGCGCCCTCGAAGTGGCCAGCCTTGGTGAGGCTTTCGGCGCCGCGGTCAAGCTCTTCGCCGACTCCAACGACAAAATGATGACCGCCCTGCAACGCATCGAAGGCGGGCTGACCAAGTCGCTGACGCGCAGCGACGAACAGCTCGCCTACTATGTCGCGCAGGCGCGCGAAATCATCGACCTCAGCATCATGTCGCAGAAGAAGATGGTCGACGACCTGCAACGCGTCGCCGGTAGCGAGGCGTAA